A portion of the Rhinopithecus roxellana isolate Shanxi Qingling chromosome 19, ASM756505v1, whole genome shotgun sequence genome contains these proteins:
- the EVPLL gene encoding envoplakin-like protein: protein MKGIPGGGRVAALAAGAEREELPVPATEPEPTVWGRPHPEAALQLEVAPEPSGPCTGIAKDQPSEELPDLMLPAKATGLNPAAESVAGDRRGREEVASKAPASSSHAVPSPGHGASLGVGGQGVKPGLLYLTKERPLLFTRATALLHQDLFILLVLELSIRKLEVLESRKRRLRERVPIAPPAPRGGLLFHESKKRSL, encoded by the exons ATGAAGGGGATTCCTGGTGGGGGAAGGGTAGCCG cTCTTGCCGCAGGTGCAGAGAGAGAGGAACTTCCAGTGCCTGCTACTGAGCCAGAGCCCACAGTATGGGGAAGGCCCCATCCAGAGGCAGCACTGCAGCTAGAGGTAGCTCCAGAGCCCTCTGGGCCCTGCACCGGTATAGCCAAAGACCAGCCAAGCGAGGAACTGCCAGACCTCATGCTACCTGCCAAGGCCACTGGCCTCAACCCTGCAGCTGAGAGCGTAGCTGGAGATAGACGTGGCAGAGAGGAGGTTGCAAGCAAGGCTCCAGCCAGCAGCTCCCACGCTGTCCCTAGTCCTGGGCATGGTGCGAGCCTTGGTGTCGGAGGCCAGGGTGTTAAGCCTGGGCTCCTCTACCTCACTAAAGAGAGGCCTCTTTTATTTACTAGAGCCACAGCCCTGCTGCATCAGGACCTTTTCATTCTGCTGGTGCTGGAGCTATCTATCCGCAAGTTGGAGGTGCTTGAGAGCAGGAAAAGGAGGCTGCGAGAAAGAGTTCCAATAGCTCCTCCTGCTCCCAGAGGCGGCCTGCTCTTCCATGAGAGCAAAAAAAGAAGCCTGTGA